Proteins from one Scylla paramamosain isolate STU-SP2022 unplaced genomic scaffold, ASM3559412v1 Contig42, whole genome shotgun sequence genomic window:
- the LOC135098046 gene encoding uncharacterized protein LOC135098046 isoform X3: protein MLLKSRAQQVEETTMKITEILTKLDFLACDYDTKFSNWQDAKLNRLAMKISAHPYTNTTFQIREKTTGKIIATNSTGYWNPRTRAEIDAKTTLRFTWNGLRSNNGNPGYYTLTFLDGGDKSTVKNVTDTEIKFAHLTPGKKYTLEGKECFTTVHCDILTTLEEWTEPEKPRVLEKTELQTTTDTTITIQLPVLQNPPGMHWILLRKYSGGGDEHHTRKQDTEEKALVMVRTEREKERKEAQARRRNSRSADPGENDHSLRIVAKIEVVEEKDPEELVVVGGDWHGGKGLESDTEYIVFIVTETRAGPYSGILLVQAKDYEDSETA, encoded by the exons ATGCTTCTGAAATCGA GAGCACAACAAGTAGAAGAGACAACCATGAAGATAACGGAAATATTAACCAAG TTAGACTTCCTGGCGTGTGATTATGACACAAAATTCAGTAACTGGCAAGACGCAAAGTTAAACAGGCTAGCCATGAAAATTTCGGCACACCCTTACACCAATACGACTTTCCAAATACGAGAAAAGACCACTGGcaaaataatagcaacaaatTCTACAG GCTATTGGAATCCAAGGACTAGGGCAGAGATCGACGCAAAAACAACCCTGCGCTTCACTTGGAACGGACTTCGGAGTAACAATGGCAACCCTGGTTACTACACACTCACATTCTTGGATGGAGGAGACAAGAGCACTGTGAAAAATGTCACCGATACTGAAATCAAA TTTGCTCACCTGACTCCAGGCAAAAAGTACACgttagaagggaaggagtgcTTTACAACAGTGCACTGTGACATACTGACGACACTTGAAGAATGGACGGAACCAGAGAAGCCACGAGTGCTGGAAAAGACAGAACTCCAGACAACAacagacaccaccatcaccatccagcTGCCCGTCCTGCAGAACCCTCCAGG AATGCACTGGATATTGCTGAGGAAatacagcggcggcggcgacgaacATCACACAAGGAAGCAAGACACTGAGGAGAAAGCACTGGTAATGGTTCGCacggaaagggagaaggaaaggaaggaggcgcaggcaaggaggaggaatagtcgTTCCGCTGATCCAGGAGAAAACGATCACTCGTTGCGAATTGTGGCTAAGATCGAggtg gtggaggaaaaggaccCCGaggagttagtggtggtgggaggcgaCTGGCATGGAGGGAAGGGTCTGGAAAGCGACACTGAGTACATTGTGTTCATAGTGACGGAGACCagggcag GTCCCTACAGTGGAATACTTCTCGTGCAAGCCAAGGATTATGAGGACAGCGAAACGGCCTAA
- the LOC135098046 gene encoding uncharacterized protein LOC135098046 isoform X1 — MLLKSRAQQVEETTMKITEILTKLDFLACDYDTKFSNWQDAKLNRLAMKISAHPYTNTTFQIREKTTGKIIATNSTEPEARVRSLQCDSRRCTATVDNNCVKYNGYSMKVQFILKPSSKKVKNPLVKYGAVNSEGRATIALKDLLPFTNYTVTANPANDVGAATDPSLTKETSFIAISQCYWNPRTRAEIDAKTTLRFTWNGLRSNNGNPGYYTLTFLDGGDKSTVKNVTDTEIKFAHLTPGKKYTLEGKECFTTVHCDILTTLEEWTEPEKPRVLEKTELQTTTDTTITIQLPVLQNPPGMHWILLRKYSGGGDEHHTRKQDTEEKALVMVRTEREKERKEAQARRRNSRSADPGENDHSLRIVAKIEVVEEKDPEELVVVGGDWHGGKGLESDTEYIVFIVTETRAGPYSGILLVQAKDYEDSETA, encoded by the exons ATGCTTCTGAAATCGA GAGCACAACAAGTAGAAGAGACAACCATGAAGATAACGGAAATATTAACCAAG TTAGACTTCCTGGCGTGTGATTATGACACAAAATTCAGTAACTGGCAAGACGCAAAGTTAAACAGGCTAGCCATGAAAATTTCGGCACACCCTTACACCAATACGACTTTCCAAATACGAGAAAAGACCACTGGcaaaataatagcaacaaatTCTACAG AACCTGAAGCTAGGGTGAGAAGTCTTCAATGTGATTCCAGAAGATGCACAGCTACCGTGGATAACAATTGCGTTAAATATAATGGTTACAGTATGAAAGTGCAATTCATTCTGAAGCCATCGAGTAAGAAAGTCAAGAATCCCCTCGTTAAATACGGTGCCGTCAATTCTGAGGGAAGAGCAACGATAGCATTAAAAGATCTGCTGCCCTTTACGAACTACACCGTAACCGCCAACCCTGCCAACGACGTGGGCGCCGCCACCGACCCCTCCCTCACCAAAGAAACCTCCTTCATCGCAATTTCCCAAT GCTATTGGAATCCAAGGACTAGGGCAGAGATCGACGCAAAAACAACCCTGCGCTTCACTTGGAACGGACTTCGGAGTAACAATGGCAACCCTGGTTACTACACACTCACATTCTTGGATGGAGGAGACAAGAGCACTGTGAAAAATGTCACCGATACTGAAATCAAA TTTGCTCACCTGACTCCAGGCAAAAAGTACACgttagaagggaaggagtgcTTTACAACAGTGCACTGTGACATACTGACGACACTTGAAGAATGGACGGAACCAGAGAAGCCACGAGTGCTGGAAAAGACAGAACTCCAGACAACAacagacaccaccatcaccatccagcTGCCCGTCCTGCAGAACCCTCCAGG AATGCACTGGATATTGCTGAGGAAatacagcggcggcggcgacgaacATCACACAAGGAAGCAAGACACTGAGGAGAAAGCACTGGTAATGGTTCGCacggaaagggagaaggaaaggaaggaggcgcaggcaaggaggaggaatagtcgTTCCGCTGATCCAGGAGAAAACGATCACTCGTTGCGAATTGTGGCTAAGATCGAggtg gtggaggaaaaggaccCCGaggagttagtggtggtgggaggcgaCTGGCATGGAGGGAAGGGTCTGGAAAGCGACACTGAGTACATTGTGTTCATAGTGACGGAGACCagggcag GTCCCTACAGTGGAATACTTCTCGTGCAAGCCAAGGATTATGAGGACAGCGAAACGGCCTAA
- the LOC135098046 gene encoding uncharacterized protein LOC135098046 isoform X4, producing the protein MWKTRVVFVTVFTCVFLTSHASEIESTTSRRDNHEDNGNINQEPEARVRSLQCDSRRCTATVDNNCVKYNGYSMKVQFILKPSSKKVKNPLVKYGAVNSEGRATIALKDLLPFTNYTVTANPANDVGAATDPSLTKETSFIAISQCYWNPRTRAEIDAKTTLRFTWNGLRSNNGNPGYYTLTFLDGGDKSTVKNVTDTEIKFAHLTPGKKYTLEGKECFTTVHCDILTTLEEWTEPEKPRVLEKTELQTTTDTTITIQLPVLQNPPGMHWILLRKYSGGGDEHHTRKQDTEEKALVMVRTEREKERKEAQARRRNSRSADPGENDHSLRIVAKIEVVEEKDPEELVVVGGDWHGGKGLESDTEYIVFIVTETRAGPYSGILLVQAKDYEDSETA; encoded by the exons ATGTGGAAGACACGCGTGGTATTCGTCACTGTTTTCA CCTGCGTCTTCCTGACCAGCCATGCTTCTGAAATCGA GAGCACAACAAGTAGAAGAGACAACCATGAAGATAACGGAAATATTAACCAAG AACCTGAAGCTAGGGTGAGAAGTCTTCAATGTGATTCCAGAAGATGCACAGCTACCGTGGATAACAATTGCGTTAAATATAATGGTTACAGTATGAAAGTGCAATTCATTCTGAAGCCATCGAGTAAGAAAGTCAAGAATCCCCTCGTTAAATACGGTGCCGTCAATTCTGAGGGAAGAGCAACGATAGCATTAAAAGATCTGCTGCCCTTTACGAACTACACCGTAACCGCCAACCCTGCCAACGACGTGGGCGCCGCCACCGACCCCTCCCTCACCAAAGAAACCTCCTTCATCGCAATTTCCCAAT GCTATTGGAATCCAAGGACTAGGGCAGAGATCGACGCAAAAACAACCCTGCGCTTCACTTGGAACGGACTTCGGAGTAACAATGGCAACCCTGGTTACTACACACTCACATTCTTGGATGGAGGAGACAAGAGCACTGTGAAAAATGTCACCGATACTGAAATCAAA TTTGCTCACCTGACTCCAGGCAAAAAGTACACgttagaagggaaggagtgcTTTACAACAGTGCACTGTGACATACTGACGACACTTGAAGAATGGACGGAACCAGAGAAGCCACGAGTGCTGGAAAAGACAGAACTCCAGACAACAacagacaccaccatcaccatccagcTGCCCGTCCTGCAGAACCCTCCAGG AATGCACTGGATATTGCTGAGGAAatacagcggcggcggcgacgaacATCACACAAGGAAGCAAGACACTGAGGAGAAAGCACTGGTAATGGTTCGCacggaaagggagaaggaaaggaaggaggcgcaggcaaggaggaggaatagtcgTTCCGCTGATCCAGGAGAAAACGATCACTCGTTGCGAATTGTGGCTAAGATCGAggtg gtggaggaaaaggaccCCGaggagttagtggtggtgggaggcgaCTGGCATGGAGGGAAGGGTCTGGAAAGCGACACTGAGTACATTGTGTTCATAGTGACGGAGACCagggcag GTCCCTACAGTGGAATACTTCTCGTGCAAGCCAAGGATTATGAGGACAGCGAAACGGCCTAA
- the LOC135098046 gene encoding uncharacterized protein LOC135098046 isoform X2 codes for MKISAHPYTNTTFQIREKTTGKIIATNSTEPEARVRSLQCDSRRCTATVDNNCVKYNGYSMKVQFILKPSSKKVKNPLVKYGAVNSEGRATIALKDLLPFTNYTVTANPANDVGAATDPSLTKETSFIAISQCYWNPRTRAEIDAKTTLRFTWNGLRSNNGNPGYYTLTFLDGGDKSTVKNVTDTEIKFAHLTPGKKYTLEGKECFTTVHCDILTTLEEWTEPEKPRVLEKTELQTTTDTTITIQLPVLQNPPGMHWILLRKYSGGGDEHHTRKQDTEEKALVMVRTEREKERKEAQARRRNSRSADPGENDHSLRIVAKIEVVEEKDPEELVVVGGDWHGGKGLESDTEYIVFIVTETRAGPYSGILLVQAKDYEDSETA; via the exons ATGAAAATTTCGGCACACCCTTACACCAATACGACTTTCCAAATACGAGAAAAGACCACTGGcaaaataatagcaacaaatTCTACAG AACCTGAAGCTAGGGTGAGAAGTCTTCAATGTGATTCCAGAAGATGCACAGCTACCGTGGATAACAATTGCGTTAAATATAATGGTTACAGTATGAAAGTGCAATTCATTCTGAAGCCATCGAGTAAGAAAGTCAAGAATCCCCTCGTTAAATACGGTGCCGTCAATTCTGAGGGAAGAGCAACGATAGCATTAAAAGATCTGCTGCCCTTTACGAACTACACCGTAACCGCCAACCCTGCCAACGACGTGGGCGCCGCCACCGACCCCTCCCTCACCAAAGAAACCTCCTTCATCGCAATTTCCCAAT GCTATTGGAATCCAAGGACTAGGGCAGAGATCGACGCAAAAACAACCCTGCGCTTCACTTGGAACGGACTTCGGAGTAACAATGGCAACCCTGGTTACTACACACTCACATTCTTGGATGGAGGAGACAAGAGCACTGTGAAAAATGTCACCGATACTGAAATCAAA TTTGCTCACCTGACTCCAGGCAAAAAGTACACgttagaagggaaggagtgcTTTACAACAGTGCACTGTGACATACTGACGACACTTGAAGAATGGACGGAACCAGAGAAGCCACGAGTGCTGGAAAAGACAGAACTCCAGACAACAacagacaccaccatcaccatccagcTGCCCGTCCTGCAGAACCCTCCAGG AATGCACTGGATATTGCTGAGGAAatacagcggcggcggcgacgaacATCACACAAGGAAGCAAGACACTGAGGAGAAAGCACTGGTAATGGTTCGCacggaaagggagaaggaaaggaaggaggcgcaggcaaggaggaggaatagtcgTTCCGCTGATCCAGGAGAAAACGATCACTCGTTGCGAATTGTGGCTAAGATCGAggtg gtggaggaaaaggaccCCGaggagttagtggtggtgggaggcgaCTGGCATGGAGGGAAGGGTCTGGAAAGCGACACTGAGTACATTGTGTTCATAGTGACGGAGACCagggcag GTCCCTACAGTGGAATACTTCTCGTGCAAGCCAAGGATTATGAGGACAGCGAAACGGCCTAA